A genome region from Bradyrhizobium sp. WSM1417 includes the following:
- a CDS encoding usg protein yields MVSRVGVVSDDFRKQVLGYGLTTAEILYRMPDHRSLLQTYVWQNYDMFPKFPALTDFLAFWQKKLDGPLFSVTVAHSKLIKPAELRAVDGVFRLH; encoded by the coding sequence ATGGTCTCGCGAGTTGGGGTTGTTTCCGACGACTTCCGGAAACAGGTGCTGGGTTACGGGCTGACGACGGCCGAAATTCTCTACCGGATGCCGGATCATCGCTCGCTGCTCCAGACCTATGTCTGGCAGAACTACGACATGTTTCCGAAATTTCCGGCGCTGACGGATTTCCTGGCGTTCTGGCAGAAGAAGCTCGACGGTCCGCTGTTCTCGGTCACGGTCGCGCATTCCAAGCTGATCAAGCCGGCCGAGCTGCGCGCGGTCGACGGCGTATTCCGGCTGCATTGA
- a CDS encoding co-chaperone GroES has protein sequence MKFRPLHDRVVVKRIDAEEKTAGGIIIPDTAKEKPSQGEIVAVGPGGRDEAGKLIPIDLKVGDRVLFGKWSGTEVKIDNVDLLIMKESDIMGVLDVPASKKKAA, from the coding sequence ATGAAATTCCGTCCGCTTCACGACCGCGTCGTGGTCAAGCGCATCGACGCAGAAGAGAAGACCGCTGGCGGCATCATCATTCCCGACACGGCCAAGGAAAAGCCCTCGCAGGGCGAGATCGTCGCCGTGGGCCCGGGTGGCCGCGACGAAGCAGGCAAGCTGATCCCGATCGACCTGAAGGTCGGCGACCGCGTGCTGTTCGGCAAGTGGTCCGGCACTGAGGTCAAGATCGACAACGTCGATCTGCTGATCATGAAGGAAAGCGACATCATGGGCGTCCTCGACGTCCCCGCTTCCAAGAAGAAGGCGGCCTAA
- the groL gene encoding chaperonin GroEL (60 kDa chaperone family; promotes refolding of misfolded polypeptides especially under stressful conditions; forms two stacked rings of heptamers to form a barrel-shaped 14mer; ends can be capped by GroES; misfolded proteins enter the barrel where they are refolded when GroES binds), with protein sequence MAAKEVKFSVDARDKMLRGVDILANAVKVTLGPKGRNVVLDKSFGAPRITKDGVTVAKEIELEDKFENMGAQMVREVASKSADAAGDGTTTATVLAQAIVREGAKSVAAGMNPMDLKRGIDLAVEAVVADLVKNSKKVTSNDEIAQVGTISANGDAEIGKFLADAMKKVGNEGVITVEEAKSLETELDVVEGMQFDRGYISPYFVTNADKMRVEMDDAYILINEKKLSSLNELLPLLEAVVQTGKPLVIVAEDVEGEALATLVVNRLRGGLKVAAVKAPGFGDRRKAMLQDIAILTGGQAISEDLGIKLENVTLNMLGRAKKVMIDKENTTIVNGAGKKADIEARVSQIKAQIEETTSDYDREKLQERLAKLAGGVAVIRVGGATEVEVKERKDRVDDAMHATRAAVEEGIVPGGGVALLRASEQLKGLRTKNDDQKTGVEIVRKALSAPARQIAINAGEDGSVIVGKVLENKSYAYGFDSQTGEYVDLVKKGIIDPTKVVRTAIQNAASVAALLITTEAMVAELPKKGGAGPAMPPGGGMGGMDF encoded by the coding sequence ATGGCAGCAAAAGAAGTTAAATTCTCGGTCGATGCGCGCGACAAGATGCTTCGCGGCGTCGACATTCTCGCCAACGCGGTGAAGGTCACGCTCGGTCCGAAGGGCCGCAACGTCGTGCTCGACAAGTCGTTCGGCGCTCCCCGCATCACCAAGGACGGCGTCACCGTCGCCAAGGAGATCGAGCTCGAGGACAAGTTCGAGAACATGGGCGCGCAGATGGTGCGCGAAGTCGCCTCCAAGTCCGCTGACGCGGCCGGCGACGGCACCACCACCGCCACCGTGCTGGCTCAGGCGATCGTGCGCGAAGGCGCCAAGTCGGTTGCCGCCGGCATGAACCCGATGGACCTCAAGCGCGGTATCGACCTCGCGGTCGAAGCCGTCGTTGCGGACCTCGTCAAGAACTCCAAGAAGGTCACCTCGAACGACGAGATCGCCCAGGTCGGCACCATCTCGGCCAACGGTGACGCGGAGATCGGCAAGTTCCTCGCCGACGCCATGAAGAAGGTCGGCAACGAGGGTGTCATCACCGTCGAGGAAGCCAAGTCGCTCGAGACCGAGCTCGACGTCGTCGAGGGCATGCAGTTCGACCGCGGCTACATCTCGCCCTACTTCGTCACCAACGCCGACAAGATGCGCGTTGAGATGGACGACGCCTACATCCTCATCAACGAGAAGAAGCTCTCCTCGCTGAACGAGCTGCTGCCGCTGCTCGAGGCCGTGGTGCAGACCGGCAAGCCGCTGGTCATCGTCGCCGAGGACGTCGAAGGCGAAGCGCTTGCGACCCTGGTCGTGAACCGTCTCCGTGGCGGCCTGAAGGTCGCGGCCGTCAAGGCTCCGGGCTTCGGCGATCGCCGCAAGGCCATGCTGCAGGACATCGCGATCCTGACCGGCGGCCAAGCGATCTCGGAAGATCTCGGCATCAAGCTCGAGAACGTCACGCTCAACATGCTCGGTCGCGCCAAGAAGGTGATGATCGACAAGGAGAACACCACGATCGTCAACGGCGCCGGCAAGAAGGCCGACATCGAAGCGCGCGTGTCGCAGATCAAGGCGCAGATCGAGGAGACCACCTCGGACTACGACCGTGAGAAGCTCCAGGAGCGTCTTGCCAAGCTCGCAGGCGGCGTCGCGGTGATCCGCGTCGGCGGCGCGACCGAGGTCGAGGTGAAGGAGCGCAAGGATCGCGTTGATGACGCGATGCATGCGACCCGCGCGGCTGTGGAAGAAGGCATCGTCCCGGGCGGCGGCGTCGCCCTGCTCCGTGCCTCCGAGCAGCTCAAGGGCCTGCGCACCAAGAACGACGACCAGAAGACCGGCGTCGAGATCGTGCGCAAGGCGCTCTCCGCCCCCGCTCGCCAGATCGCGATCAATGCCGGTGAAGACGGCTCCGTGATCGTCGGCAAGGTCCTCGAGAACAAGTCGTACGCCTACGGCTTCGACTCCCAGACCGGCGAATATGTCGATCTCGTCAAGAAGGGCATCATCGACCCGACCAAGGTGGTCCGTACCGCGATCCAGAACGCAGCCTCGGTTGCGGCTCTCTTGATCACCACGGAAGCCATGGTCGCCGAGCTGCCCAAGAAGGGCGGCGCCGGTCCGGCGATGCCCCCGGGCGGCGGCATGGGCGGCATGGACTTCTGA
- the lepB gene encoding signal peptidase I, with product MTTLHETIHPQAKVREWKAIVILILLIPVLWSPPFLFRIFLFQPFNIPSGSMTPTLVVGDYVFAAKYAYGYDRYSFPFAPSWISGRFRAAEPEHGDVVVFRTPKDTSVDYVKRVVGLPGDRIQMRQGQLILNDRPVTRVALKAVVAGSTCGVDDGAKAKRWRETLPNGAFYVTQDCVDNGYYDNTDVYTVPPGHFFVLGDNRDNSSDSRVMSSIGFVPMDNLVGKVTRIFWSLDQEGEPHMERLGKVW from the coding sequence ATGACTACTCTTCACGAAACCATCCACCCGCAGGCCAAAGTGCGGGAATGGAAGGCGATCGTCATCCTGATCCTCCTGATCCCGGTGCTGTGGTCGCCGCCGTTTCTGTTTCGCATCTTCCTGTTCCAGCCGTTCAACATCCCGTCCGGCTCGATGACGCCGACGCTGGTCGTCGGCGACTACGTCTTTGCCGCAAAATATGCCTATGGCTATGACCGCTATTCGTTTCCGTTCGCGCCGTCATGGATATCCGGGCGTTTCCGGGCCGCCGAGCCCGAGCATGGCGACGTCGTCGTGTTCCGGACGCCGAAGGACACCTCGGTCGACTATGTCAAGCGCGTGGTCGGGCTGCCTGGTGATCGCATCCAGATGCGGCAGGGCCAACTCATCCTCAACGATCGCCCGGTGACGCGCGTTGCCCTGAAGGCGGTGGTTGCCGGCTCAACCTGCGGCGTGGATGACGGTGCAAAGGCCAAGCGCTGGCGCGAGACGCTGCCGAACGGCGCGTTCTATGTCACGCAGGACTGCGTCGACAACGGCTACTACGACAACACCGACGTCTACACCGTGCCGCCGGGCCATTTCTTCGTGCTCGGCGACAATCGCGACAACTCGAGCGACAGCCGCGTGATGTCGTCGATCGGATTCGTGCCGATGGACAATCTGGTCGGCAAGGTGACGCGGATATTCTGGTCGCTCGACCAAGAGGGCGAGCCGCACATGGAGCGGCTGGGAAAGGTGTGGTGA